In Haemophilus parainfluenzae, one genomic interval encodes:
- the tuf gene encoding elongation factor Tu: MSKEKFERTKPHVNVGTIGHVDHGKTTLTAAITTVLAKHYGGAARAFDQIDNAPEEKARGITINTSHVEYDTPTRHYAHVDCPGHADYVKNMITGAAQMDGAILVVAATDGPMPQTREHILLGRQVGVPYIIVFLNKCDMVDDEELLELVEMEVRELLSQYDFPGDDTPIVRGSALQALNGVAEWEEKILELANHLDTYIPEPERAIDQPFLLPIEDVFSISGRGTVVTGRVERGIIRTGDEVEIVGIKPTTKTTVTGVEMFRKLLDEGRAGENIGALLRGTKREEIERGQVLAKPGSITPHTDFESEVYVLSKDEGGRHTPFFKGYRPQFYFRTTDVTGTIELPEGVEMVMPGDNIKMTVSLIHPIAMDQGLRFAIREGGRTVGAGVVAKIIK, from the coding sequence ATGTCTAAAGAAAAATTTGAACGTACAAAACCGCACGTAAACGTGGGTACAATCGGCCACGTTGACCACGGTAAAACAACTTTAACAGCAGCAATCACAACCGTATTAGCAAAACACTACGGTGGTGCAGCTCGTGCATTCGACCAAATCGATAACGCGCCAGAAGAAAAAGCGCGTGGTATCACCATCAACACCTCACACGTTGAATACGATACTCCAACTCGTCACTACGCACACGTTGACTGCCCAGGACACGCGGACTATGTTAAAAACATGATTACCGGTGCGGCGCAAATGGACGGTGCTATTTTAGTAGTAGCAGCGACAGATGGTCCTATGCCACAAACTCGTGAGCACATCTTATTAGGTCGCCAAGTAGGTGTACCTTACATCATCGTATTCTTAAACAAATGCGACATGGTAGATGACGAAGAGTTATTAGAATTAGTAGAAATGGAAGTTCGTGAACTTCTTTCTCAATATGACTTCCCGGGTGACGATACTCCAATCGTACGTGGTTCTGCATTACAAGCATTAAACGGCGTTGCAGAATGGGAAGAAAAAATCCTTGAGTTAGCAAACCACTTAGATACTTACATTCCTGAGCCAGAGCGTGCAATTGACCAACCGTTCCTTCTTCCAATCGAAGACGTGTTCTCAATTTCAGGTCGTGGTACAGTAGTAACAGGTCGTGTTGAGCGTGGTATCATCCGTACTGGTGATGAAGTTGAAATCGTTGGTATCAAACCAACTACAAAAACAACAGTAACTGGTGTTGAAATGTTCCGTAAATTACTTGACGAAGGTCGTGCAGGTGAAAACATCGGTGCATTATTACGTGGTACCAAACGTGAAGAAATCGAACGTGGTCAAGTATTAGCGAAACCAGGTTCAATCACTCCACACACTGATTTCGAATCAGAAGTTTACGTATTATCAAAAGATGAAGGTGGTCGTCACACTCCATTCTTCAAAGGTTACCGTCCACAGTTCTATTTCCGTACAACTGACGTAACTGGTACAATCGAGTTACCAGAAGGCGTGGAAATGGTAATGCCTGGTGATAACATCAAAATGACAGTAAGCTTAATCCACCCAATCGCGATGGACCAAGGTTTACGTTTCGCAATCCGTGAAGGTGGCCGTACAGTAGGTGCTGGTGTTGTTGCGAAAATCATCAAATAA